From a region of the Salvelinus fontinalis isolate EN_2023a unplaced genomic scaffold, ASM2944872v1 scaffold_0071, whole genome shotgun sequence genome:
- the LOC129842850 gene encoding gastrula zinc finger protein XlCGF52.1-like isoform X3, with amino-acid sequence MASVKLEDCSQTLELNVNIKDEEEEEEKIRTTVSHGYHVETFSTSREQQQEDHRAKRSHHCPHCGKIFPFLSNLKIHLRKHTGEKPYSCSDCVASFSHLCTLKRHQRIHTGEKPYVCSDCGKRFKTSNELKVHQRTHTGEKPYVCPDCGTSFSQLSNLKTHERIHTGEKPYSCSDCGKRFKRYAQLKGHQRRHTGEKPYVCPECGTSFSHLSNLKTHERIHTGEKPFFCSDCGASFSQLCTLKTHQRIHTGEKPYVCPDCGTSFSHLSNLKTHERIHTGEKPFFCSDCGASFSHLYTLKTHQRIHTGAKPYVCSDCGTSFSHLSNLKSHERVHTGEKPAYVCSDCVKCFKTSNELIVHQRTHA; translated from the coding sequence GATaccatgttgagacattctctacatccagagagcaacagcaggaagatcacagagctaagaggtctcaccactgcccacattgtgggaagattttcccatttctatcaaatctaaaaatacaCCTAagaaaacacacaggagagaaaccttattcctgctctgactgtgtggCGAGTTTCTCTCATCTGTGCACCTTAAAAAGACaccaacgtatacacacaggagagaagccttacgtctgctctgactgtggaaaacgttttaaaacatcaaatgagctaaaagttcatcagagaacacacacaggagagaagccttacgtctgccctgactgtggaactagtttctctcaactttccaacttaaaaacacatgaacgtatacatacaggagagaagccttactcctgctctgactgtggaaaacgtTTTAAAAGATACGCTCAGCTAAAAGGTCATCAGAgaagacacacaggagagaagccttacgtctgcCCTGAAtgtggaactagtttctctcaCCTTTCcaacttaaaaacacatgaacgtatacacacaggagagaagcctttcttctgctctgactgtggggcgagTTTCTCTCAACTGTGCACcttaaaaacacaccaacgtatacacacaggagagaagccttatgtctgccctgactgtggaactagtttctctcaCCTTTCcaacttaaaaacacatgaacgtatacacacaggagagaagccttttttctgctctgactgtggggcgagTTTCTCTCATCTGTACACcttaaaaacacaccaacgtatacacacaggagcgaagccttacgtctgctctgactgtggaactagtttctctcaCCTTTCCAacttaaaatcacatgaacgtgtacatacaggggagaagcctgcttacgtctgctctgactgtgtaaaatgcttcaaaacatcaaatgagttaatagttcatcagagaacacacgcATGA
- the LOC129842850 gene encoding zinc finger protein OZF-like isoform X1, with protein MASVKLEDCSQTLELNVNIKDEEEEEEKIRTTVSHGYHVETFSTSREQQQEDQRDKRSHHCPHCEEIFPFLSKLKIHLKIHTGDKPYSCPDCVASFSQLSGLKTHERIHTGEKPYVCPDCGTSFSQLSNLKTHERIHTGEKPYSCSDCGASFSQLSTLKTHERIHTGEKPYVCPDCGTSFSQLSNLKIHERIHTGEKPYSCSDCGKRFKRYAELKGHQRTHTGEKPYVCSDCGTCFSQLSNLKSHERVHTGEKPYSCSDCGKRFKRYAELKGHQRTHTGEKPYVCPDCGASFSLLGTLKRHQRIHTGEKPYVCPDCGTSFSQLSTLKTHERIHTGEKPYVCSDCGLRFKRYAQLKSHQRTHTGEKPYVCSDCGTCFSQLSNLKSHERVHTGEKPYSCSDCGKRFKTCAQLKVHQRTHA; from the coding sequence GATaccatgttgagacattctctacatccagagagcaacagcaggaagatcaGAGAGATAAGAGGTCTCATCACTGCCCACATTGTGAAGAGATTTTCCCATttctatcaaagctaaaaatacacctaaaaatacacacaggagataagCCTTACTCCTGCCCTGACTGTGTGGCGAGTTTCTCTCAACTTTCCggcttaaaaacacatgaacgtatacatacaggagagaagccttacgtctgccctgactgtggaactagtttctctcaactttccaacttaaaaacacatgaacgtatacatacaggagagaagccttactcctgctctgactgtggggcgagtttctctcaactttccaccttaaaaacacatgaacgtatacacacaggagagaagccttacgtctgccctgactgtggaactagtttctctcaACTTTCCAACTTAAAAatacatgaacgtatacatacaggagagaagccttactcctgctctgactgtggaaaacgtTTTAAAAGATACGCTGAGCTAAAaggtcatcagagaacacacacaggagagaagccttacgtctgctctgactgtggaacttGTTTCTCTCAACTTTCCAacttaaaatcacatgaacgtgtacatacaggagagaagccttactcctgctctgactgtggaaaacgtTTTAAAAGATACGCTGAGCTAAAaggtcatcagagaacacacacaggagagaagccttacgtctgcCCTGACTGTGGGGCGAGTTTCTCTCTTCTGGGCACCTTAAAAAGACaccaacgtatacacacaggagagaagccttacgtctgccctgactgtggaactagtttctctcaactttccaccttaaaaacacatgaacgtatacatacaggagagaagccttacgtctgctctgactgtggattACGTTTTAAAAGATACGCTCAGCTAAAAagtcatcagagaacacacacaggagagaagccttacgtctgctctgactgtggaacttGTTTCTCTCAACTTTCCAacttaaaatcacatgaacgtgtacatacaggagagaagccttactcctgctctgactgtggaaaacgttttaaaacatgcgctcagctaaaagttcatcagagaacacacgcATGA
- the LOC129842850 gene encoding zinc finger protein OZF-like isoform X2 has protein sequence MASVKLEDCSQTLQLNVNIKDEEEEEKVRTTASHGYHVETFSTSREQQQEDQRDKRSHHCPHCEEIFPFLSKLKIHLKIHTGDKPYSCPDCVASFSQLSGLKTHERIHTGEKPYVCPDCGTSFSQLSNLKTHERIHTGEKPYSCSDCGASFSQLSTLKTHERIHTGEKPYVCPDCGTSFSQLSNLKIHERIHTGEKPYSCSDCGKRFKRYAELKGHQRTHTGEKPYVCSDCGTCFSQLSNLKSHERVHTGEKPYSCSDCGKRFKRYAELKGHQRTHTGEKPYVCPDCGASFSLLGTLKRHQRIHTGEKPYVCPDCGTSFSQLSTLKTHERIHTGEKPYVCSDCGLRFKRYAQLKSHQRTHTGEKPYVCSDCGTCFSQLSNLKSHERVHTGEKPYSCSDCGKRFKTCAQLKVHQRTHA, from the exons atggcatcagtgaagctggaggactgcagtcaaacactacagctgaatgtcaacattaaagatgaagaagaggaggagaaggttaGGACAACTGCTagtcatg GATaccatgttgagacattctctacatccagagagcaacagcaggaagatcaGAGAGATAAGAGGTCTCATCACTGCCCACATTGTGAAGAGATTTTCCCATttctatcaaagctaaaaatacacctaaaaatacacacaggagataagCCTTACTCCTGCCCTGACTGTGTGGCGAGTTTCTCTCAACTTTCCggcttaaaaacacatgaacgtatacatacaggagagaagccttacgtctgccctgactgtggaactagtttctctcaactttccaacttaaaaacacatgaacgtatacatacaggagagaagccttactcctgctctgactgtggggcgagtttctctcaactttccaccttaaaaacacatgaacgtatacacacaggagagaagccttacgtctgccctgactgtggaactagtttctctcaACTTTCCAACTTAAAAatacatgaacgtatacatacaggagagaagccttactcctgctctgactgtggaaaacgtTTTAAAAGATACGCTGAGCTAAAaggtcatcagagaacacacacaggagagaagccttacgtctgctctgactgtggaacttGTTTCTCTCAACTTTCCAacttaaaatcacatgaacgtgtacatacaggagagaagccttactcctgctctgactgtggaaaacgtTTTAAAAGATACGCTGAGCTAAAaggtcatcagagaacacacacaggagagaagccttacgtctgcCCTGACTGTGGGGCGAGTTTCTCTCTTCTGGGCACCTTAAAAAGACaccaacgtatacacacaggagagaagccttacgtctgccctgactgtggaactagtttctctcaactttccaccttaaaaacacatgaacgtatacatacaggagagaagccttacgtctgctctgactgtggattACGTTTTAAAAGATACGCTCAGCTAAAAagtcatcagagaacacacacaggagagaagccttacgtctgctctgactgtggaacttGTTTCTCTCAACTTTCCAacttaaaatcacatgaacgtgtacatacaggagagaagccttactcctgctctgactgtggaaaacgttttaaaacatgcgctcagctaaaagttcatcagagaacacacgcATGA